The DNA sequence AACTTATTAGTTTTTGAATAAGTAATATAGCCAGAGCTTATTTCTCTTGATCATAAGTAATAATTACGTGTAACAAATAGGACTACATGTTCATGATATAAAATTCCAATAATGAGAAGTCATATGTAGTAGAGGGATACTATATTATTATGAAGTAACAATCCATGGACAGAACATGTTTACAAATTGCTGATCACAATTACATTTGTAAGACTATGAAATTCAGAAGTCACTAGTAATTAGTAAGAACATAAACAATAATATACCACTCATCTTTAGTGGAGCGGAGGGACACTATTGTGAAGAACAATTCATTGTCAAACAATGCTTACAAATTTGGCAACTCTTGTTTCCTCGGTCTCACTCtcagcttttttttttctcactcaTAAAATATATAGTAATATGACATATTGCATGGTGAAGCTTATCTCAGTTTCTGGCATCAGAGCCACCATGCCATTGTGAGCTTCTGATTTCCCTTGCTTTGTTCCATTTCTCAATGTTTCTAAGTCTGGCATACATCTTGCGAATTCGGTTCAGCTTCTGAGACTCTTGAGAGATCAAAGCAGCCATGGAGGGGTTCTCATCTAACACAACCTCATAACCGTCTCGGAACGAATCCAGTCCTTGAGCCAGAAGTTGCCAGAACAAGCCGCCAACAGCGGCACCACCACCACTTGCCGATGAGTATATGGCAGAATACACGGTGTTGTAAAACCTTTCCCTTGGTTCTAAGTTAGAACCAAAACTCTTTGTTGAAACACCAAACTCCCCAACTAGTATTGGCTTGTGAAGGGTGTTTTGTGCATCTTGGATGTGCTCATTTAGCCACTTTCCCAAGAAAGATATTTGATCTTCATAGCTTGAGCTTGATAACCTGCTCATGGAAAGTAGCATACAACCACTTCATCGTCATGGTAATAGCCATATCACTAATCTATATAACTATGTTAGAAGAATTTTTAATGTGTACATAGTTAACAATAACAATAGTATGATCATTGATAGATCAAAATCTAACAATTCTAAGAATTTGTTTGGTgaatttttaagaatatatattttttaaaatatcttttaaaaaagtaaaaataatttgacatttgaatatctcatataaaaatatctttttatttattaattatgtttgagtataacaatataaaagtatttatttatttattatgttaaaatatttttttacgcaaaaaagatttttaaaaaagatataaattataatttcttaaaaaatatattttttaatttttatagtgtttttattcttatcataaaaaattgttaaatatattaaaaaatattattttttcttttgaaaaaagtttttttttttttttttacaatttaatgCTATCCAATTACGGAGTAAATTGTGGCATTCATAGTAACAGTTTGCATTATTTGATAAAGTAATAATGGTAGGTGAATAATAAAGAAGCAGACCATTGATCAGGGTAGGCGTGGACTGTTGCAAAATCAATGGCGGGGATTTGGTTATTAGCAATAAAATCTGTTCCAACTTGGAAGTTGGGATTAGAGTCACTCTTTGATTGACCATAGAAACCCTCAAGACCAGCTTCTAGCAAGTGGTTTCCATCTATGGATTTCAAGTAAGATGCCATCTCACTAATCCAACCCTGTGAAACCATTAAACATTAGGTTGTGTGTCGGTGACGAAACTTGGAATCCTAATTGCAAGTGATGCAATCTCGTTAGTTTATACCTGAACTGTATTTCCTGATTGATCTGATTTGCACCTAATCTCGTTCATAAGCTCCCAAGCCATTATGGTTGGGTCATCTTTGTAAGCAACACCAGTGATGCTGTTACGTCTTGTAAGTACAGTCTACAataacaaaacataaacaaaaactTGGATTCATCCAACACTTTTTACCAGGCCATCACGGAAAGCTCTTGACCagaacataaaataaaaagacattacatccaacttaaaatttaaaaataataaattaatagtctTTCATCTTGTAAATTCCTCATTCTTCTTTGCAGACTAACTTCATACATTCCTCACGCTTGTAACGTTAACTGAAAGGATAGGCAAAAATAAAGCATGGTTATGATTACCTTGATATGATTTTTGTAGTATCCCTTAACAACTGAATTTGTGAAGAAATCGTCCTCAGAATAAATGGACTGTCCACCCTCATTCCTTGCCCACTCCACATATTGCTTCTTCCCTCCAAAATTCTCATAGTTATCCACCAAACTCAACACAAGCTTTATCCCATATTTTCCGGCTTCCGCTATTACAAAGTCcaaccccttttaatttcagtccAATGTGAAATGAATCAGTAACAGATATAATATACTACTACTAATTGAAGATTAAAAGATTAAAAAGTACCTGGAACATTTGCTCATTATAAGAACCAGGAGAGTATTGAAGAGGTTTATATCCACCAT is a window from the Arachis hypogaea cultivar Tifrunner chromosome 17, arahy.Tifrunner.gnm2.J5K5, whole genome shotgun sequence genome containing:
- the LOC112767441 gene encoding mannan endo-1,4-beta-mannosidase 7 → MMKQWFFGAGLLVLLVAVEVEADGFVKTRGVQLVLNGSPYYAHGFNAYWLMYMASDPSQRTKVSSTFQEASNNGLNIARTWAFSDGGYKPLQYSPGSYNEQMFQGLDFVIAEAGKYGIKLVLSLVDNYENFGGKKQYVEWARNEGGQSIYSEDDFFTNSVVKGYYKNHIKTVLTRRNSITGVAYKDDPTIMAWELMNEIRCKSDQSGNTVQGWISEMASYLKSIDGNHLLEAGLEGFYGQSKSDSNPNFQVGTDFIANNQIPAIDFATVHAYPDQWLSSSSYEDQISFLGKWLNEHIQDAQNTLHKPILVGEFGVSTKSFGSNLEPRERFYNTVYSAIYSSASGGGAAVGGLFWQLLAQGLDSFRDGYEVVLDENPSMAALISQESQKLNRIRKMYARLRNIEKWNKAREIRSSQWHGGSDARN